GCATGGGCGGTCTGGCGTGGGCCATGCGCGACATCTCCACCGGCACCGCGTACGCCGTGTGGGTCGGTATCGGGGCCTCGCTCACCGTCGCCTACGCCATGATCACCGGCGACGAGCAGTTCTCGCTCGTGCGGCTGCTGCTCATCCTCGGCCTCGTCGGGTGCGTCGTCGGACTCAAGCTCGTCGGTCACGACTGAGCGCGCCGCGGCATCCGTCGACGCTCAGCGCTCGCCGCGCAGCAACTCCAGCCCCGCGCTCGCGAACTGCCGTGTCGTCGCGGAGGGCAGGAACGCACGCGTGAGTCCGGCGCCGATCCGCGGCAGGTCGGCCTCGTCGCGGAACAGCAGCGACATGGTCTCGTAGCGCGGGTGGAACTTCTGCTTGAAGCGGTGCAGCGACTGGAACCCGTACACCGGCTCGAGCGCATCGGACAGGCGCGTGCTCAGCGCCGCGAGCCCCTGGGCCTCGGGCGGGTACTCGTGGGTGAGCGGTGCGCCGGACAGCGACATGAACTCGGCACCCTCGTCGCGGAAGGCGACGGCCGAGCTGCCGATGAGGTACTCCATCACCGGCCCGAACCCGTGCTCGCGGCGACGCATCAGGTCGAGGGTCCATCCGCGCACGACGCCCTCGCCGTACACCGGCATCCACGACAAGAAGCCGTGCACGTCGCCCCGTGCGTCGAGGGCGAGCGCGATGCGCACCTCGGGGTCGTCCGCTTCGGCGAGCGTTCCGAGCGTGAAGCGCATCTCGGGCAGTTGCTTCTCGCCGACCCACTGGTTCGAGATCGCCTGCAGCTGTGTACGCACACCCCACGACTCGTCGCGCAGATGCGTCAAGCGGAAGGTCATCTCCTCGCGTCCGGCGCGGTTGAGGGTCGTGCGCACCGAGTTCCACCGCTTGCCGGTGTACGCGAGCCCGGGCAGATCGACGATGGTGTCGTCGGCGACGACGAGTGCGCGCCACCCGCCCGGCACGGCCGCCTGCGTGGCCGCCCCGGCGCTGAAGAAGCAGGGGATGAGCGCCGCCTCCTCGGCTGCCGCGATGAACTCGGCCACCGACGCCGCCCGACCCTCCTCGGGACCCAGGGGATCGGCCAGAGCGATCGCCGCCCCCGCACGGATCTGGTAGGCGACGATGCCGGTGCTCGTGCGCAGGTAGCTGTTGCCGTCCCACGTCGTCATCCATGACAGCGTGCCACCGCCGTGGGCGCGGATGAGGTCGGCCACCTCCCGGGAGTCCGGTTGAGCGTCGGGCGTCCCGAGCCCGCTGCGCCGCGCACCGGAGAAGGCGCCGCGCACCACGATCAGATAGACGAGCAGCACGAGCGCGATCAGGCCGCTGCCGATCTCGATTGCGGTCTCGCCGTCGACGGGGACACCGAGGTCGAGACGCACGTCCAGCGTGACGATGACCGCGAGCAGCGCCGCGGCCAGGATGTTCAACGCCAGCAGCACGAGAGCGCAGATCCACGCCCAGCGCCGCGCGCGCCGCAGTCCCTGGGCGATCACGAGCACCACGACGACGTCGATGGCCGTCGTCGTCCAGTCGCTGGAGAGCGGGTCGGTCGTCCCGAACGGGCCGTAGGTCGGGATCAGCGTCAGGATCACTTCGATGCCGACGAAGGCGAGCATGCCGAGGAAGGCGATCAGTCGCTGCTCGCGGATGGTGGCGCGACGCGGTCGCAGGGTGCGGTCGAACACGAGCACGACGAGCACGGCGATGAGGTGGGAGAGGTCGGCCACGGTCCCCAGGACCAGGACCCCGACGATGACAACCGCGATGAGAACGAGCCACGCCCGCAGACGCCACGGCGAGGCCAGCAGGCCGATCACGGCGGCGATGCACGCGAAGGTACCGCCGCTGGCGCCCACGTCGAGGGTGGTCGCGGTGTCCTGCACCCACTCCCAGCCGGAGAAGACGCTCAGCACGGCCAGGAGCAGTGAGGTCGCCAGGACCGCCACGACCTGCCCGATCCAAAAGTACGCGAGTGCGACGCGGGTGCCGCGGGCGTATTCGAGCAGGCCCATCCCGACGAAGCCGAGCAGGGTCGGCACGAACAGCCACGGCTCGGCGACGAAGAAGGTTCCGGTGAGGGGAGTCCACCATCGACCGGCCTCCAGCGCCGGCAGGCCGTACGCCCAGGTGTCCATTCCCGTGCTCTCGTCGAACGGCGACCACAGCCCTTGCGAGAGGATGCCGACGACGAGGATCGCCCCGACGGTGAACAGTGTCGCCGGCACGTGGCGCACGATGCGGATGAGAGCGTGTGCACGGCCCGCGGGGTCGGCGGGCGCGGGGGAGGCGGCGGGGACGGTCTCCGTCATCCCTTCACCGTAGCGGCCCGCAGGCGTCGCATCGAGGACGCGACGCCTGCGGGAAGGCTCACAGCCGTTCCAGCAGTGCGGGGCCGAACACGAGCGCTGCGGCGAGAGGGACGACGAGCAGACCGATCGCGATGACGGCGATGGCGAGCATGCTGCCCAGCACCGAGAGGACCGCGGCGCCGGCGGTGGACGAGGAACGGGTGAGGGTCGAGGTGGTCATGTCTCGACGCTACGAACCGCGGGGTGGGCTCCACATCGTGCCGCGGATGCATCGGCATCCTTCGGGAGGATGATCCTCCCAGGCCTCTCACACCGGGGCGATAGGTTGCCTCTGACACGATCTGTCGGTGTCTCGAACGTCTCGTCCCGTCTCACGCCGCGTGCAGATCCGGCGCCGCCGGGTGACCGTGGGAGTTCTCGCCGTGCTCGCCGCCGCCGTCATCGCGGTGGTGGCCGTCGTGGCTTCCGACCTCAACGGCATCCACCGCTCCGACATCGCGATGCCGTCGGCCAGCCCCGGCGTCGCGCAGAACACGGGAGAGGTCAACATCCTGGTGATGGGACTGGACAGTCGCGTCGATCAGGACGGCAAGCCCTTCCCGCAGGAGATCTACGACGCGATCCACGCGGAGGATGAGAGCGTCGGCGGCTACAACACGAACGTGCTGATGTTCATCCACATCCCCGCCAACGGCGGCAAGGCGGTCGGAATCTCGATCCCGAGGGACGACTACGTCGACTACGCGAACGCGCCCGACGGAGTCACGAAGGGCAAGATCAAGGAGGACTACGGCCGCACGTTCCAGGCCACGTACGACGAGCTGACCGGCAACGGCACCGACGATGCGACGGCGTATCAGCGAGCCCGCGACGCCGCGCGGCAGGCGCAGATCCAGACCGTCTCGTCGTTTCTCGGCGGCGTGCGCATCGACCACTTCGTCGAAGTGACGATGGCCGCGTTCTATCGCGTCGCACAGGCGGTGCAGCCGATCACGGTGTGCCTGAACCAGGCGACGGCCGACACGTTCTCGGGTGCGAACTTCGCCGCGGGGATGCAACAGATCGATGCCGCGCAGGCGATGGCGTTCGTGCGGCAGCGTCGCGACACGCAGTACGAGAACGTCGATCTCACCGACCTCGACCGCACGCGCCGGCAGCAGGCGTTCATGATCTCCCTCGCCGTCAAGCTGAAGAGCGCCCAGACCTTCACCGACTTCGGCGCGATGCGCTCGCTCATCGACACGGCGAAGCAGTACGTCGCGATCGATCAGGGCTTCGACCTGCTGAGCCTTGCGAGCACCGCGCAGCGCCTCGCGGGCGGGGACATCACCTTCCAGACGCTGCCGGTCGAGCGGTTCGGCACGATCGACGGAGAGAGCGTCAACATCGTCGACCAGGACAAGATCGCGGGCATCGTGCGCGACCTGCTCAACCCGCCGTCGCCGACCGCCGCGCCGACCGACGCGCCCACCGACGCCGCGAGCGACGCGCCGAGCTCTCCCTCCGACGGGGCCGACGGGTCATCGCCGTCGCCCTCGGGGTCGCCGACCCCGCAGAGCTACACCAACTCGCAGCAGCCGATGGTCTCGGGTGCGGTGCCCTGCGTGAACTGACGCGGGGCAGATCCATAGCCGCACGCCCTCCCGGTGCCGTCCTGATCGGCGTACCGTCGAGATGACAGCGACGATCCGGCCGCTGCCGTTGCATGCGAAGGAGCAGCCATGGAACAGGCGTCGGGATTCACGGGGCAGACGATCATCGTGACGGGGGCGGGATCGGGCATCGGTCGGGCGACCGCGTTGCGCTTGCATCGTGAGGGCGCTCGCGTGATCGGCGCCGACGTCTCCGCCGAACGTCTCGACGCACTGCGTGCCGAGGCGTCGGACGAGCGAATGGTGACGGTGGCCGGCGACATCGCCGAGGCGGCGACGATCCAGCAGATCATGGATGCCACCGGTTCGACCGTGGAGGGTCTCGCGAACGTCGCCGGGATCATGGACGCGTTCCTCCCGCCGGCCGAGGTCGACGACGAGACGTGGGATCGGGTGTTCCGCGTGAACCTGACGGCGCCGATGCGGCTGGCCCGTGCCGTGCTTCCCGGGATGATCGCCCGTGGCGGAGGCGCGATCGTCAACGTCGCGTCGGAGGCGTCACTGCGCGCATCGGCGTCGGGCGTCGCGTACACGTCGTCGAAGCATGCGCTGGCCGGGTTCACGAAGAGCGTGGCCTTCTTCTACGGACCGCAGGGCATCCGCGCCAACGCCGTGGCCCCGGGCGCCGTCGCGACCAACATCGAAGCGCCGATGAGGAGCGAGTACGCGGCCGGCCGGATCGGACCGATCATGCAGGCGCTGATGACCCCCGTCGCGACCGCCGAGCAACTCGCCTCGGCGATCGTGTGGCTGCTGAGTGATCAGTCCGCCAACATCAACGGCGTGATCCTGCCGAGCGACGGCGGCTGGTCGACGATCTGAGGGTTCAAAACGATGCGCGCGGTCGCAGGGCGAGGGCCGTCGACCAGACGATTCCCGCGATCGCACACGCGAGCGAAGCAAGCCACCATGTGAGGGCGAGCTGCAGCGTCCACGACCCGTAGCGGTGGGGCTCTTCTGCGCCCAGCTCGGAGAAGGGCAGATCCCAGGCGACCAGAACGATGAACCACGACGTCGCGATCGCCGCCCAGATCCACACCGACCCACGCAGCAACGTCATGCGGATCCACGGCTTCGTGCGGATGATGACTCGCGCTCGCACGACCGCGGCGGCGAGCACACCCATCGCAAAGATGACCCACACCACCGTCGCCGCCACCGTTCTTCCCGTCACAAGCGTGAGCGCGTGGGCCGGGGTGTAGCCGTAGCTTTCGGGAACGCCGACTGTCGCCGCCACCACACCGATAACGATGCTGGCGGTCGCGACCACCGTGAAGACGACGATGATGCGCGTGCGCGCGGTCACCATGGGCGAGATCGTACGCCAGGTGACCTCGGATATGTGGAGTGCCCCCGACAGGAATCGAACCTGCGACCTTTGGTACCGGAAACCAACGCTCTATCCCCTGAGCTACGGAGGCGTACCGATCGAGGGTATCACCGACGGGGCGTCCGCTACGCCGCCGGTCGGCCTGGATCGGGGGTGATCGACGGCCGGCGCCGGCGTGCCTCGGCATCCCTCTGGAGGGTGTCGACACCGGTGTACGCGGACGCCGTCGCGGCGTGCGAGGATACTCCGGTGCAACGCCTCGTGACCGCCGAACTGGACCTCGATCTCGGGGCTTCCGTCGACCTCATCTTCCAGATCGCCGCGGCCCAGCCGGCGCCCGTTCTGCGGGAGGAACTGACGTTCACGCAGGGTGATCGCGTGTACACGCCCACGGAGATCATCGACCAGTCCGGCAGCCGGCTGCACCGTCTGCTCGGCGAGGCCGGACGCCTCGACGTGCGCTACGAAGCGCTGATCGACGGACAGGTCGCTCAGCGCGCCACGAGTGACCTCGAAGCCATCACCTACCTGCGTCCCAGTCGCTATTGCCAGTCGGACGAGGTGTTCTCGCAGGCGCGCCGCCAGTTCCGCGGCCTGCAGGGGCTCGAGCTGATCACCGCGGTCAGCGAGTTCGTCGCCTCCAGCACGACCTACACGCCGGGTCTGAGCCAGGGCACCGACTCCGCCGTCACCACACTCATGACCGGTCAAGGCGTCTGCCGCGACTACGCGCATGTCGTGATCGCGCTGCTGCGGGCCATGGACATGCCCGCCCGCTACGCCGCGTGCTTCGCTCCCGGCCTTCGCCCCATGGACTTCCACGCCGTCGCCGAGGCCTACCTCGACGGCAGCTGGTACGTCATCGACGCGACCCGCCTCGCCAACCGTCGCTCGCTCGTGCGCATCGCCACCGGTCGCGACGCCGCCGACTGCGCATTCCTCAGCTACCACGGCGGCTACGTGGGCCTGCAGCGCATGCGCGTCGACGCGTGCGTCCTGCCCGACGACGCGGCCGACGCCGAGGCGCAGGATGCCGCCGCCGCGGCATCCGATCCCGCCCTCGACGACTTCGCCGAGCTCGTCCAGCTCGTCTGATCCGCACCGGGTGCCGCCGGGCCGGCGTGCGCAACTCCGCCTGAATCGGCCCCGGCCGCACGGGTGGGCGCCTCGCGCCCTTCTCAGATGGAGTTGTGCACGCGCCCCGGTCCGCGGGCGTGCGGGGGCGGAGCGGGGCGGTCGTGCCGTGGCCGCACCGGCCGCCGCCGGGCCGGCGTGCACAACTCCGCCTGAATCCGCGCGGACCGCGGGGTTGGGCTCCCTGCGCCGGCCTCAGACGGAGTTATGCACGCCATCGGGGATCCCACAGGCCCGCGCGCCGGCGCGGATGCCGAGGGACGCGCGCAGGCTGCGGACAGCGGGCGCCCGTAGACTTGACGGGCTATGAATCCCGATGCCCTCGCCGCCGCCCTCCTCGCCGCCATCGCCCCGCTCGCCGAGGCGCGACGACCCGGCGCGAGCGCCGGGCTGACCGCGGCCGACTTCCCGCTGGAGCGTCCGCGCAACCGTGATCACGGCGACTGGGCGTCCAACGCCGCTTTGAAGCTCGGAAAGGCCGTCGGTGCCAACCCGCGCGAGTTCGCGCAGGAGATCGCCGACGCGCTCGCCGCGACCGACGGCGTCGCCAGTGTCGAGGTCGCCGGGCCGGGGTTCATCAACATCCGCCTCGAGGCGGGAGCCGCCGGCGCCCTGGCGAAGACCATCGTCGACGCCGGCGCGGCCTACGGCACCAACGACAGCCAGCGCGGACAGAGCATCAACCTCGAGTTCGTCAGCGCCAACCCCACCGGGCCCATGCACATCGGGCACACCCGGTGGGCAGCCCTCGGCGACGCGATCGCCCGCGTGCTGCTGGCCAGCGGCGCGACGCTCGTCCGCGAGTTCTACATCAACGATGCGGGCGCGCAGATGGACCGCTTCGGGCGGTCGGTGCTCGCCGCGATCAAGGGTGAACCGACACCCGAGGACGGCTATCCGGGCTCGTACATCGGCGATCTCGCGAGCCGCGTGCGCGCCGAGCTGCCCGGAATTCTCGATCTGTCCGACGACGAGCAGCTGGTGCAGGCGCGTGACCGTGCCTACGCCCTGCAGCTTGCAGATCTGCAGGCGTCGCTCGAGAAGTTCAACGTGCACTTCGACGTCTTCTTCAGCGAGCGCGCGCTGCACGCCCACGGCCCGAACGGCGAGCCCAGCCTCGTCGACGAGGCCGTCGACCGCCTCCGCGCGCAGGGCCACGTGTTCGAGCAGGACGACGCCATCT
The sequence above is a segment of the Microbacterium sp. PM5 genome. Coding sequences within it:
- a CDS encoding multidrug efflux SMR transporter → MSWVILIVSGVLEAVWATALGKSEGFSRLVPTIVFAVSLTASMGGLAWAMRDISTGTAYAVWVGIGASLTVAYAMITGDEQFSLVRLLLILGLVGCVVGLKLVGHD
- a CDS encoding DUF2156 domain-containing protein, which produces MTETVPAASPAPADPAGRAHALIRIVRHVPATLFTVGAILVVGILSQGLWSPFDESTGMDTWAYGLPALEAGRWWTPLTGTFFVAEPWLFVPTLLGFVGMGLLEYARGTRVALAYFWIGQVVAVLATSLLLAVLSVFSGWEWVQDTATTLDVGASGGTFACIAAVIGLLASPWRLRAWLVLIAVVIVGVLVLGTVADLSHLIAVLVVLVFDRTLRPRRATIREQRLIAFLGMLAFVGIEVILTLIPTYGPFGTTDPLSSDWTTTAIDVVVVLVIAQGLRRARRWAWICALVLLALNILAAALLAVIVTLDVRLDLGVPVDGETAIEIGSGLIALVLLVYLIVVRGAFSGARRSGLGTPDAQPDSREVADLIRAHGGGTLSWMTTWDGNSYLRTSTGIVAYQIRAGAAIALADPLGPEEGRAASVAEFIAAAEEAALIPCFFSAGAATQAAVPGGWRALVVADDTIVDLPGLAYTGKRWNSVRTTLNRAGREEMTFRLTHLRDESWGVRTQLQAISNQWVGEKQLPEMRFTLGTLAEADDPEVRIALALDARGDVHGFLSWMPVYGEGVVRGWTLDLMRRREHGFGPVMEYLIGSSAVAFRDEGAEFMSLSGAPLTHEYPPEAQGLAALSTRLSDALEPVYGFQSLHRFKQKFHPRYETMSLLFRDEADLPRIGAGLTRAFLPSATTRQFASAGLELLRGER
- a CDS encoding LCP family protein, which produces MSRTSRPVSRRVQIRRRRVTVGVLAVLAAAVIAVVAVVASDLNGIHRSDIAMPSASPGVAQNTGEVNILVMGLDSRVDQDGKPFPQEIYDAIHAEDESVGGYNTNVLMFIHIPANGGKAVGISIPRDDYVDYANAPDGVTKGKIKEDYGRTFQATYDELTGNGTDDATAYQRARDAARQAQIQTVSSFLGGVRIDHFVEVTMAAFYRVAQAVQPITVCLNQATADTFSGANFAAGMQQIDAAQAMAFVRQRRDTQYENVDLTDLDRTRRQQAFMISLAVKLKSAQTFTDFGAMRSLIDTAKQYVAIDQGFDLLSLASTAQRLAGGDITFQTLPVERFGTIDGESVNIVDQDKIAGIVRDLLNPPSPTAAPTDAPTDAASDAPSSPSDGADGSSPSPSGSPTPQSYTNSQQPMVSGAVPCVN
- a CDS encoding SDR family oxidoreductase yields the protein MEQASGFTGQTIIVTGAGSGIGRATALRLHREGARVIGADVSAERLDALRAEASDERMVTVAGDIAEAATIQQIMDATGSTVEGLANVAGIMDAFLPPAEVDDETWDRVFRVNLTAPMRLARAVLPGMIARGGGAIVNVASEASLRASASGVAYTSSKHALAGFTKSVAFFYGPQGIRANAVAPGAVATNIEAPMRSEYAAGRIGPIMQALMTPVATAEQLASAIVWLLSDQSANINGVILPSDGGWSTI
- a CDS encoding transglutaminase family protein, translated to MQRLVTAELDLDLGASVDLIFQIAAAQPAPVLREELTFTQGDRVYTPTEIIDQSGSRLHRLLGEAGRLDVRYEALIDGQVAQRATSDLEAITYLRPSRYCQSDEVFSQARRQFRGLQGLELITAVSEFVASSTTYTPGLSQGTDSAVTTLMTGQGVCRDYAHVVIALLRAMDMPARYAACFAPGLRPMDFHAVAEAYLDGSWYVIDATRLANRRSLVRIATGRDAADCAFLSYHGGYVGLQRMRVDACVLPDDAADAEAQDAAAAASDPALDDFAELVQLV
- a CDS encoding arginine--tRNA ligase, translated to MNPDALAAALLAAIAPLAEARRPGASAGLTAADFPLERPRNRDHGDWASNAALKLGKAVGANPREFAQEIADALAATDGVASVEVAGPGFINIRLEAGAAGALAKTIVDAGAAYGTNDSQRGQSINLEFVSANPTGPMHIGHTRWAALGDAIARVLLASGATLVREFYINDAGAQMDRFGRSVLAAIKGEPTPEDGYPGSYIGDLASRVRAELPGILDLSDDEQLVQARDRAYALQLADLQASLEKFNVHFDVFFSERALHAHGPNGEPSLVDEAVDRLRAQGHVFEQDDAIWVRTTDFGDDKDRVIRRSNGEYTYFASDAAYYLNKSDRGFAHKIYLLGADHHGYVHRLKALAGAAGDDPDKDIEVLIGQLVSVNGARLSKRAGNIIELDDLRDWLGTDALRYSLARYPADSPLTLDPEILTKRTNDNPVFYVQYAHARTHNVARNAADSGVDRSVFAPELLDHESESALLGALQEFPRIVAYAAEVREPHRVARYLEELASLYHRWYDNCRVTPLGDEPVTDLHRTRLWLNDATGQVLRNGLDMLGVSAPERM